The Bifidobacterium eulemuris genome includes a window with the following:
- a CDS encoding biotin transporter BioY, producing MHLTSARFATLLAFARRGLAAAWKPTLFAVLLWVATAAGAVPIPGTPVPITLQTFVVMLAGLMLPWRQAGAAVATYLAAGALGLPVFAGGASTMALVGPSAGFLIGFLPGVILTALLRGQARTDSPVSAALTAGRYLLAAVVGCVVVVYAFGIGVQSLLTGVDPLAVALASMGFIVGDAIKASVAAAFAAGLMRR from the coding sequence ATGCATCTGACTTCGGCCCGCTTCGCCACACTGCTCGCATTCGCCCGCCGCGGCCTCGCCGCCGCCTGGAAGCCCACGCTGTTCGCGGTTCTGCTGTGGGTGGCCACCGCCGCCGGCGCGGTTCCCATCCCCGGCACGCCGGTGCCGATCACCCTGCAGACCTTCGTGGTCATGCTCGCCGGCCTGATGTTGCCGTGGCGGCAGGCGGGCGCCGCCGTGGCCACCTATCTGGCCGCCGGCGCGCTCGGCCTGCCCGTGTTCGCGGGCGGTGCCTCCACAATGGCGCTGGTCGGCCCGAGCGCCGGCTTCCTGATCGGATTCCTGCCGGGCGTGATCCTCACCGCGCTGCTGCGAGGCCAGGCCCGCACCGACTCGCCCGTCTCGGCCGCCCTCACCGCCGGCCGATATCTGCTCGCCGCCGTGGTCGGCTGCGTCGTGGTGGTCTACGCCTTCGGCATCGGCGTGCAGTCGCTGCTCACCGGCGTGGATCCCCTCGCCGTCGCGCTCGCCTCCATGGGATTCATCGTCGGCGACGCCATCAAGGCGAGCGTCGCCGCCGCCTTCGCCGCCGGCCTGATGCGTCGCTAG
- a CDS encoding DUF6020 family protein, with translation MSAPSVAGATGMRGPRHPMLARVGGIARWTLAVAACLWLSLCTAVGPLYWQEGSIADATWVNGLYFILTFAITLGIIVALVRWSARKPVFGTTPDPADPNGRRIPRRLSHLIPAPLRTRIAARLATLRRSQFGHTMRRAAATCSRWIMRATDRRWKIALILFIGWLWVPTTLLAAFGADVRSQIREFSWAWNQWTGLEQPYIGFFSFVPMDIYPTAHYMWPENPTYLTDQHNIVLTLLYGAVATFSRSLTGSNDAGLVALAAGQMLFAVGCCTAAAHRFLNMPWLNARRTFPFTPRCAIDYARPEQGARFEARRFGRPELGMRVMLSPAAAHAPARFAILAFFLVCPLPVFATISLTKSPLFAFAFVWWFGIWYELRATHRPAREGAKAVVHLPRRTIVAFILSTCVMLVAAKYAWYIVAAQIVLGIIADRRRWATYVVALLLPTVIIHGGIAMAINAGVIIGGDPIESRGIQLQQIARVAKLNPDGISQEAKDNLAPVFNLDQMAEAYSQNDADPVKSSGIQSKKVSYKWRSVTEEDMEGFNKAWLEIVLDNPVIALDAFLAKCYGYFDVAASPYVSMDYYVNSSYVQENSAWIKYYNHDWRDQVAQFAKDWGAIPVLGWFTHGNLYVVCTLLIGAAEVIRRRWLTLVTHFPLLLLMGVMVTAPANNFERHMLPVAFVFGFVCLTFWRDAREERRAVGG, from the coding sequence TTGAGCGCGCCCAGCGTGGCCGGTGCCACCGGCATGCGCGGCCCGCGCCACCCGATGCTCGCGCGGGTGGGCGGCATCGCCCGCTGGACCCTGGCGGTGGCGGCCTGCCTGTGGCTGTCGCTATGCACCGCGGTAGGCCCGCTGTATTGGCAGGAAGGCTCGATCGCGGACGCCACCTGGGTGAACGGACTGTACTTCATCCTCACCTTCGCCATCACGCTCGGCATCATCGTCGCGCTCGTGCGATGGTCGGCCCGCAAACCGGTGTTCGGCACCACGCCCGACCCCGCCGATCCAAACGGCCGACGCATCCCACGGCGACTGAGTCATCTCATCCCCGCACCCCTACGCACCCGCATCGCCGCACGACTCGCCACACTCCGGCGCAGTCAGTTCGGCCACACGATGCGCCGAGCCGCGGCCACCTGCTCACGCTGGATCATGCGCGCCACCGACCGCCGCTGGAAAATCGCGCTGATCCTGTTCATCGGCTGGCTGTGGGTGCCCACCACCCTGCTCGCGGCCTTCGGCGCAGACGTGCGCTCGCAGATCCGCGAATTCAGCTGGGCATGGAACCAGTGGACGGGCCTGGAGCAGCCATACATCGGCTTCTTCTCCTTCGTGCCGATGGACATCTACCCCACCGCGCACTACATGTGGCCGGAGAATCCCACCTATCTGACCGACCAGCACAATATCGTGCTCACCCTGCTCTACGGCGCGGTGGCCACCTTCTCCCGCTCGCTCACCGGCTCGAACGACGCGGGCCTCGTCGCGCTCGCAGCGGGGCAGATGCTGTTCGCCGTCGGATGCTGCACCGCCGCCGCGCACCGCTTCCTCAACATGCCGTGGCTGAACGCGCGCCGCACCTTCCCGTTCACGCCACGCTGCGCCATCGACTACGCACGACCCGAGCAGGGCGCGCGATTCGAGGCGCGCCGCTTCGGCCGGCCCGAACTTGGCATGCGCGTGATGCTCTCCCCCGCCGCGGCCCACGCGCCCGCGCGCTTCGCGATCCTTGCCTTCTTTTTGGTCTGTCCGCTGCCCGTGTTCGCGACGATCTCACTGACCAAGTCGCCGCTGTTCGCGTTCGCGTTCGTCTGGTGGTTCGGCATCTGGTACGAACTGCGCGCCACGCACCGCCCCGCACGCGAGGGGGCGAAGGCGGTCGTCCATCTGCCGCGCCGCACCATCGTCGCGTTCATCCTCTCCACCTGCGTGATGCTGGTGGCCGCGAAATACGCGTGGTATATCGTCGCCGCGCAAATCGTGCTGGGCATTATCGCCGACCGGCGGCGTTGGGCCACCTATGTGGTCGCGCTGCTGCTGCCCACCGTGATCATCCACGGCGGCATCGCCATGGCCATCAACGCGGGGGTGATCATCGGCGGCGACCCGATCGAAAGCCGCGGCATCCAACTGCAGCAGATCGCGCGCGTCGCCAAACTCAATCCGGATGGCATCTCGCAGGAGGCGAAAGACAACCTCGCCCCCGTGTTCAACCTCGACCAGATGGCCGAAGCCTACTCGCAGAACGACGCCGACCCGGTCAAATCCTCCGGCATCCAGTCGAAGAAGGTGAGCTACAAGTGGCGCTCCGTCACCGAAGAGGATATGGAGGGCTTCAACAAGGCGTGGCTTGAAATCGTATTGGACAATCCGGTGATCGCGCTCGACGCGTTCCTGGCGAAATGCTACGGCTACTTCGACGTGGCCGCATCGCCGTACGTGTCCATGGATTATTACGTGAACAGCTCGTACGTGCAGGAGAACTCCGCCTGGATCAAGTACTACAACCATGACTGGCGCGATCAGGTGGCGCAGTTCGCCAAGGATTGGGGCGCGATTCCCGTGCTGGGCTGGTTCACGCACGGCAACCTGTACGTGGTGTGCACGCTGCTGATCGGCGCGGCCGAGGTGATACGGCGGCGCTGGCTCACGTTGGTCACGCATTTTCCGCTGCTGCTGCTGATGGGCGTGATGGTCACCGCGCCGGCGAATAATTTCGAGCGGCATATGCTGCCCGTCGCTTTCGTCTTCGGCTTCGTATGCCTCACTTTCTGGCGCGACGCCAGAGAAGAGCGCCGTGCAGTCGGCGGCTAG